Part of the Candidatus Protochlamydia phocaeensis genome, GGATTCTTTGCGCGAGCAAATTTCGATTATTCCCCAAGATCCCTCGCTTTTCCACCGCACGCTGATGGAAAACATCCGTTACGGACGCTTAGATGCAACGGATGAAGAAGTCATCGAAGCCTCTAAAAGGGCCCATTGCCATGAATTTATTGAAAAGATGCCGGATAAATATCACACCCTAGTCGGTGAAAGGGGCACGCGTCTGTCCGGAGGACAACGCCAACGTGTCGCTATTGCCCGTGCCATCTTAAAAAATGCCCCTATTTTAATTTTAGACGAAGCAACCTCCGCACTCGATTCTGTGACGGAAAAAGATATCCAAGAAGGTCTAGATATTCTCATGAAGGGCCATACCACGCTTGTCATCGCCCATCGCCTATCCACTCTATCCGGCATGGACCGCATTTTGGTATTTAAAGACGGCAAAATTATCGAAGACGGCACCCATGAAGAGCTCTTGCAAGCGAATGGCCATTACGCTCAAATGTGGGAAATGCAAGCCGGCGGATTTTTACCAGAAAAACCGGGCGAAGGCGAAGAAGAAGCAGAGGAAGAAGAGTCGTTTTGAAAGAACATGTCTCTCCGAACCGATCGCCTTATTCTCATTGTTTTCAATGAGATTAATTGCAGTTTTTTATTTATTTAAATAAAATTACCTCTCCTTTCTTCACTTCAACTAGGAGAGTAATCAAATGTCTACTATTTCTTCCGTTCAAAATTGCCCATTTTGCGTCGATAATCCTCGCGGACTGCAAATCATTCATAATCAAGTGTTATTTCAAACTCATAATTGGACGGTTGTTTTTGACCATAAGCCGATGACAAAGGGGCATTTGATCGCTCTTCCTACCCTCCATCACGATACGCGCTTTGATTTAACTCGAGAAGAAACAGCGGACTTTTATGAAGTTCAACAACGCATCCAACGGATTTATAGACATGTATTTGGACATGACGCTTGTTTGTTCTACGACAAGAATAGGCTAGGAATTCCTCATTTCCAAATCCATGTCATGCCTGCAACGTCAATATGGCAGCTGATCTGGCTTCAAGTGAAGTTGTTTTTTAGATCCTTCCCCATTCCCGTATGGACGCTTAGCCCTCAGCGTTTGCAAGAGCTTAGACAAGAATTCACTGTTCCTGAAATGCAAGAAGGCTATTCCCCTCTTCATTGCTGCGAAGAACATTCTACAGCAGAGACTTAATTTGATCGATAGCCAAGAAGGCCGTCTGATTGGTCGGTAAAATAGCCATTTAAGATGGGTTTTATTTAAACTGCAGAGCCTACAAAGAAATAGAACGCTTTTTATTTCTTTGTAGGCTCTGCAGTTTTAAAGCTACATAATTAAAGAAATATTTCCGCAAACGGGTGCTATTCTTTGCTTTATTGGCTAATGATGGAAAAGCAAATCTTAACTTGAGTTTGGAGCTTTTTATTCTGAAGTTAAAAGCCGGCTATTCTGTGGAATTAAATGGGATCGGGCTCAAGTTGCTTCAATTCTTCTACTTCTTTCATGGGCAGCCCCAACTCCTCTGCCAAATTTACTTGACTTTGAATGATCGTTAAACGCTTTTCTAATACGGCATAGACTCTTTTTTTTAAGTTTGCTTCTTCAAATGTCAAAGGGTGGCCGCTCCACAATTTTTGTAAAAACTCTACCGACTCTTGATAAAAATCAAGCTTTGCCAAGACTTTATCCGGCACTTTCTCTCGGCTGATATGTAAACCCGGAATTTGCTGGACAATTTCTGCAGCAGATAAATTCCCTTGAAATAAAACCGGGAAGCTTTTTTCCAAGGCATCGAGTAAGGCAATTTCTTTTTTGACTAAAATAGGATCTCCCATATTGGCTTTCAGCTCGATCTCTGCGCGCTCTCTTCCGGCTCCATACACAGCAGCCTTTTTATAGCGCTCAATGGCATGCATGCAGCTAAAATCGGTGGGAAGATAATAAGAAATAACTGTTGATCCATTGATTGGAAATCCATCCAGCTTCCTGCCTTGCCTTTCTCCTATTCTTAACTTTTCCAGGCCGTCTTTGGTCGTCTTATTGTCAGCTGCTTGAAATATTCCATCGGCTTGATAGCGATCTCTACCAAACTGCATATCTCCTTGCCGTTCTCCTTGTTTTTTGAGGGTCGTATTCGGATCTACATCAACGCGATTGACTCCTGTCGCTCCAATAAAAACATGCAAAGAAAAGCTGCCATCCACGTGCTCTAATAGCATCACCTTCCGATCATTTTGGGCGAGAATACGCGATTGATTTTGAATAACAGGAGTAGAGACAGATGCATTTGTGCCATAAATATCTATTGTCGATTGGGAAGGTCTTCCCAATAATGTTTCCTGCTGCGTAAAGACATCTTTCAATTGTGCAAAAACCTCCAGCTCTTGCTCCATTTCGATTTTCTCGGCAGGTGTGAGATAATTCGCTTGGGTTAAATAAGCCTGTCTGTCTAATAGACGTTTTTCAAGGAGCTTGACAGCTTCCAAATTGCTAAGCGGTTTGCCATTTACAGGGGCCACATAATTGTGAATGTCGGCCGGCGCCAGACGCTGAATAACCTGAACAGCCCCTTCACTTTTTAAAGCCCGGTACATGCCTGCCAATAATTCATGCTGAGCCTGCTTAAAAAGAGTCCGGGTATTGGATTTTTTTAAAATGGATTGCTTGAGCTTCATGGCCGCTTCTTCTTTCAGATCAGCCGTTTGCAGCCTATCTAGCTGACCATTCAGCTCGCTTCTTTGTTGATCGGTCAGCCTGGTAGGCAGCATGCTGTCATTGGCTTCTCTCCCCAATAAGTTTTTTATACTGAATTTATATTTCTCTGCATAATAAGTAGGATCATCGCGTTTTAATTGAGCTTGACCGACCGCTTCTTGGTTCAAAGCCTTTCCTGTTAGCTCTTGAAGCTCGTCAAACTGATCGGATGAGAGTTCTTTAAAGCGCAAGCGGGCATCTGCATTGCTAATGACGATGCGGCTTGCCTCTGTTGCCCCATACATCGCTTCAAGCTTTCTTTCTTTGCTAATGACTTTGCCTAAATACGCTTCGCGGGCTTCGGGAGTAAGATCGCGCTTAAACCAATCATTGACAGTCT contains:
- a CDS encoding phosphatidylserine decarboxylase, giving the protein MIPFHSPLKIGLSSSFDSSHSIPSTELNGQGLEKIAQRILTQEAEADRSSSLDQAKGPADLLIKITALINKPLSSAVQFKDLYQLIVDYDFNGPERAYIYQLLESKFREIEFDPSSRAWVQRADLLDALDVFIKKYPEHPPLPIKPVPTGEMPWKEGTVPLVPYSKMKQATDKLRALGPRQLNTLSDVQRELSDVFAAEYTSTAKIMQKLTRRHLVGASLLKGFYRFLTRVLGIFYNQPYFFGKTLDQIARFSRKMGIQSIEVLSKKVSTIEGVKTEQFYYRGPRYLFGQSVYEYKTVNDWFKRDLTPEAREAYLGKVISKERKLEAMYGATEASRIVISNADARLRFKELSSDQFDELQELTGKALNQEAVGQAQLKRDDPTYYAEKYKFSIKNLLGREANDSMLPTRLTDQQRSELNGQLDRLQTADLKEEAAMKLKQSILKKSNTRTLFKQAQHELLAGMYRALKSEGAVQVIQRLAPADIHNYVAPVNGKPLSNLEAVKLLEKRLLDRQAYLTQANYLTPAEKIEMEQELEVFAQLKDVFTQQETLLGRPSQSTIDIYGTNASVSTPVIQNQSRILAQNDRKVMLLEHVDGSFSLHVFIGATGVNRVDVDPNTTLKKQGERQGDMQFGRDRYQADGIFQAADNKTTKDGLEKLRIGERQGRKLDGFPINGSTVISYYLPTDFSCMHAIERYKKAAVYGAGRERAEIELKANMGDPILVKKEIALLDALEKSFPVLFQGNLSAAEIVQQIPGLHISREKVPDKVLAKLDFYQESVEFLQKLWSGHPLTFEEANLKKRVYAVLEKRLTIIQSQVNLAEELGLPMKEVEELKQLEPDPI
- a CDS encoding HIT family protein, which gives rise to MSTISSVQNCPFCVDNPRGLQIIHNQVLFQTHNWTVVFDHKPMTKGHLIALPTLHHDTRFDLTREETADFYEVQQRIQRIYRHVFGHDACLFYDKNRLGIPHFQIHVMPATSIWQLIWLQVKLFFRSFPIPVWTLSPQRLQELRQEFTVPEMQEGYSPLHCCEEHSTAET